The DNA sequence CATTGCTTGACATGAAAAACATCAAGGCGAGGATCGAGCCGGGTGCCATTATCAGGGATCAGGTTGAAATCGGGGACAATGCAGTAATCATGATGGGTGCTTCCATCAATATCGGAGCGGTTGTAGGCGAAGGCACGATGATTGATATGAATGTGGTCCTTGGAGGCCGTGCGACTGTCGGGAAGAATTGCCATATCGGGGCGGGATCTGTTCTTGCAGGTGTCATTGAGCCGCCTTCAGCCAAGCCGGTTATCGTGGAAGATGACGTAGTCATCGGAGCAAATGCCGTTGTCCTGGAGGGCGTTACAGTAGGCAAGGGTGCTGTTGTTGCAGCAGGCGCCATTGTTATTGATGATGTTCCTCCATACACAGTAGTGGCTGGCACTCCGGCACGCGTCATCAAGGAAATTGACGAAAAGACAAAATCAAAGACTGAAATCAAGCAGGAGCTTCGCCAGCTGTAAAGGCAGGCTGGAGGACCGTGCCTTCCAAAAGGGAGACCGGTCCTTTTTTGTACCTTTTTTACGCAGGATTTTCACATTTAAAGGAGAGAGAACATATGAATCGGTTCATTCAGATTAGAAGGGATCTGCACCAGATTCCCGAGCTGGGATATAAAGAGTTCAAAACACAGCAGTATCTGCTTGATTATCTGGGGACACTTGACCAGGCCAATATGGAGATCAGAACATGGAAAACAGGCATTTTTGTGAAACTGAACGGGACAATGCCTGGCAAGCTGATCGGCTATAGAGCTGATATCGACGGCCTTCCGATTACCGAGGAAACGGGCTTCGGATTTTCATCCCGGCATGAAGGCAATATGCATGCCTGCGGACATGATTTCCACATGAGCATTGCCCTTGGCCTTATTGCCTATTTTTCGGAAAACCGTGTAAAAGATGATCTTTTGTTTATCTTCCAGCCTGCAGAGGAGGGACCTGGCGGTGCGGAGCCGATGCTGAAATCGGATATTATGAAAGAATGGCGCCCTGATATGATTGCGGCACTCCATATCGCTCCAGAATACCCGGCGGGGGCGGTTGCCGTTAAAGAAGGGCTCCTCTTTGCGAATACTTCAGAGCTTTTTATTGATTTAAAGGGAAAAGGAGGGCATGCCGCCTATCCTCATCAAACAAATGACATGATAGTCGCTGCATGCTCACTTGTCTCACAGCTTCAAACGGTCATAGCAAGAAATGTTGATCCTCTGGACAGCGCGGTCATTACGATTGGAAAAATCACCGGCGGGACGGTCCAGAATATTATCGCCGAGAAAGCAAGGCTTGAGGGGACAATCAGGACCCTTTCTGTGGAATCCATGGCAAGGGTGAAGAAAAGGATAGAGGCTCTGGTCAAAGGCACCGAAGCCGGCTTTGAATGCGAAGCGACGATAGATTATGGTGCCATGTACCATCAGGTCTATAATGACGAAGTGCTCACGAGGGAGTTCATGGACTTTTTGCGCACCGGAACTGAAGCAGAGGTGATTGAATGCAAGGAAGCGATGACAGGCGAAGATTTTGGCTATATGCTGAGCGAAATTCCGGGGTTCATGTTCTGGCTGGGGGCAGATTCGGAATTCGGTTTGCATCATTCCCGGCTGCAGCCAAAGGAAGAGGCAATAGAAAAAGCAATCTCTTATATGACGGCTTATCTGGAATATAAAGGGAACCAATAAAGCTGCAAGAAAGATAAAAGGATGATCCGATGAGGACCATCCTTTTTTAATATAAAATTTTGCAGCCCGATAAACATCTGCCCGGCCTTCTTCAATTACTGCTGTTTTTTTCAATATAGACCTGATGCGGATACGGGATTTCAATGCCGTTGGCGTCGAGCGCTTCTTTCAGCGCTTTGCGCAATTCCCGTTCAACGCCCCACTGCTCCATATTCTGCGTTTTTGCTATAATGCGCAGAACCACGTCCGAGGAGCCAAGGGACTGTATGCCTATCACATTCGGTCCGTCCATGATGCTCTCGTTACCCGCTTTCACCTTGTCGCATGCCTCCTGGAGAACCATGATTGCTTTATCGATGTCATCGTCATAGGAAATGCCAATATCGACAAGTGCTCTCATGTTTCCGCGGGAATGATTGCTCAGGCTCGTAATCTCCCTGTTGGGTACAAAATGGAGCGTTCCATCAAATCCCCTGATCTGCGTTGTTCTGAGGCCAACCTGCTCGACAATGCCGGAAAAGCTGGCAGCTGTGACATAATCCCCTACATCTATCTGTTTCTCAAGAAGCAGGAAGAAGCCTGTAACCACATCGCTCACAAGGCCCTGGGCGCCAAAGCCGATAGCAAGACCCACAACACCGGCACCAGCCAGGATAGCAGTAGCCTGGATCCCAAAAATCTGCAGGACGGTTACGGTAACAATAAAAATCAGTACATAAGAAAAAACATTGCTTGTCAGGCTTTTAAGCGTCTGGGCCCGTGCCGAAGAAATATTCTCCCGCTGTTCAAAAGTGTCGAAGCTCTTTGAAATAAGCCTGCCGCCTGCAGCTCTTACAATCAAAAAAATGATGAAGATGGCTGCAAGTTTTAGAATGGCTGCCCCTGCAGAGAAAGCGAGGGCTCCCCAATCAATATTTCCAAAATACTCTCCAGCTTCTCTTAAATTCAAAAAATCAATCCTTTCATATGTAAGCATTTTTTCATTCTAACAAACATACAGCGGGCTGAACAACAAATCCCCTTCCCGGCAGAAAAGAAAATCAGATTTTAAATAATCAAAAAAACTGGAAAATTCAGATTGAAAACTATAGATAATTATTTCGATAACCGTTATATTTAGTATTACGGTCTTTTATTTTTCAATTCTTAACAACGAGAGAGGGGGAAATGGAATTGGAAATATTTAAGAAACTTAAGGAATATTACTGGCCCTATAAGAAATATTTTATTTGGTCGATGGTATTCCTGCTGGCTGTGACAGGCATTACGGTGGTTTATCCGATGATTCTTCAGCTGACCATTGATGAGGTGGTGCTGGGAGGGAAATATGAATGGATTCCCTATTTAGCTTTCGGCTTCATCGGCATCATGTTCGTTAAAGGAATTGCAACTTATATTCATCAATATACTGGAGATCTATTTGGCATCACATCCGTATATAAACTGAGAAACTCACTGTATGAAAAACTGCAGTTCCTTCCATTCAAGTATTACGATAATGCAAAAACAGGGGATATCATGTCAAGGCTGACAGCAGATGTCGAGGGGTTCAGGTTTTTCCTGTCTTTCGGATTTTCAGAGCTGATCCGTTTCATCCTGCTTATCGGCATCAGTTTCTCTGTTATGTTTTATTACTCAGTGCCGCTTACCTTAGTGACACTTGCAACCCTGCCGTTTCTTGCTGTGGTAACCTTTAAATTTGATAAAGCTGTCCATCCTGCCTTCAGGGGCATCAGGAAATCGTTCGGAAAGCTGAATACAAAGGTGCAGGAAAATATCAGCGGCATCAATACGGTGAAATCCCTTTCAAGGGAAGACTTTGAAATAGGGAAGTTCAACCGGTCCAATGAGGACTATAAAGACAATTATTTATTCACCTCCGATATCTGGGCAAAATATTTCCCGCTTATGGAGTTCCTGGGAAATCTCAGTGTCGTTCTCCTGCTTTCTTATGGCGGGTATCTCGTAATAGACGGATCCCTGCAGCCAGGGGAGCTTGTAGCATTCTACAGTCTTGTATGGTATATAATGTGGCCGATTATGAACCTCGGATTTGTCATCAATCTATTTTCCCAGGCCAAGGCTTCGGGCGAGAGGCTGCTGGAGATACTGGAAGCAGAAAATGAAATCAAAGAGACTGACCATGCTGCCGAACCCGACAGGATCCATGGGGAGGTAGACTTCAAATCTGTATCCTTACAGTACACAAAGGAAGATAAAGAGGCGCTCCATGACGTTTCATTCAAGGCGCATCCTGGCAAGACAATCGGGCTCATCGGTGCAACCGGTTCAGGCAAAACAAGCGTAACCCAGCTGATGACGCGCTTTTACGAAGCATCTTCAGGGGAAGTGCTGATTGATGGAAGAAATGTCAGGGACTATTCACTTGAAGCGCTGAGAAGCGGAATAGGCTTTGTCCTTCAGGAATCTTTCCTGTTTTCTTCATCCATTAAAGCGAATATTTCTTATGGAAGACCTGAAGCTTCCATAGAAGAAATCATGGATGCTGCTAAACGGGCACAGGCGCATGAATTCATCATGGAACTGCCTGAAGGGTATGATACCATGCTCGGGGAAAGAGGAATGGGCCTGTCCGGCGGCCAGAAACAGAGGATTGCAATAGCCAGGGCGATCTGCACAGACCCCGGCATCCTTATCCTGGACGATGCTACCTCTGCAGTGGATATGACGACAGAATTTAATATCCAGCAGGCACTAAAGGAAGTCATGAAGGGGAGGACGACCTTCATTATCGCTCACAGGATTTCTTCCTTGAAGCATGCTGATGAAATCCTTGTTTTTAAAGACGGCCGCATTGCTGAAAGGGGCCGGCATGAAGATCTGCTGAAGAATAACGGTCCATATCAGCGGATTTACGATATTCAATACAAGGACCATCAAAAGGTCCTCCAATCTCAAATAAGCTAAGGAGGGGTGAGCTTGAAGGAGACAGCAAAAGAAACAGTATTGAAAAGATTCCATTACTCAACAGATGATGTCATTGAAAAACCGTTTAACTGGAAGCAGATGTTCCGGCTGTTCAGCTATATGAAGCCGTACCGCAAGAAGCTGCTCCCTTTGTCGATCCTTATGGTATTGATCACGACTGCAGTTAGATTGATCATCCCGATTATGATCGGGGTTTATACACTTGATAAGGCGCTGAAGGACAAAGACACAGGGCTGCTCACTACCCTCGTCATTATCATTGCTGCCTTATATACGAGTTCTTATATAGCTAATATTTTCAGGATCAAATGGATGAATGCCCTTGGCCAGAATGTTATCTATGATTTAAGGAAGCATTTATTCGCCCATGTCCAGACCCTGTCACACCGTTTCTTTGATCAGCGGTCTGCAGGATCCATCCTTGTGAGGATCATGAATGATATCAACTCCCTGCAGGAACTGTTTACAAACGGTGTCATTAACCTGCTGATGGACCTTATATTGCTTTGCGGCATTTTTGTCATCCTGTTCACGTTAAGCCCGCAGCTGACATTGGCCATTATGGTCATTCTGCCGATCATGTTTTTTATCTCGACGAGCCTGCGCAGGAATATCAGGAGGTCCTGGCAGACGGTAAGGCTGAAGCAGTCAAAGCTCAACTCCCATTTGAATGAGAGTCTGCAGGGGATCAGGGTTACCCAGGCGTTTACACAGGAAAAAGAAAATATGATGTTTTTTGATGGTGTGAACAACGAGAATTTCGAAAGCTGGAGGCAGGCTTCACAAAAAAATGCCATGTTCAGGCCGCTTGTAGAATTGACCAATGCTTTCGGTACTGCAGCACTGATCTGGTATGGAGCCCACTTGATACAGAACGGCAGCATCACCATCGGTGTGTTCGTATCTTTTGCTTTTTATCTGGGAATGTTCTGGGAGCCGATTTCAAGGCTGGGTATGGTCTATAACCAGCTTCTGATGGGTATGGCCTCATCTGAGCGGATCTTCGAATTCCTTGATGAAAAACCGATCGTGTCAGAATCTGAAAATGCGATTGTCCTGGATGATATGAAGGGCCAGATTCAATTTAAGGATGCAGAGTTCTCCTATGATTCCAAGAGAACGGCATTAAACAGGATCAATCTGGAAATAAAAGCTGGCCAGACTGCTGCCCTGGTCGGCCATACCGGGTCAGGAAAAACAACCATTGCGAATCTGATCAGCCGTTTTTATGATCCTACCGAAGGAGCGGTTTTGATTGACGGTCATAATTTAAGGGATGTTTCATTAAAGAGCCTGCGGGCTAAAATCAGCGTAGTGCTGCAGGATACTTTTATTTTTTCCGGTACAATTGCAGAAAATATCCGCTTCGGCAGGCCGGATGCCTCTGAGGAAGAAGTAATCCGTGCGGCCGAGGCAGTCGGAGCAGCTGATTTCATCCGCAATCTCCCTAAAGGCTATGAGACAGAAGTTGAGGAAAGGGGAAATATTCTCTCAGTCGGAGAAAGGCAGCTTCTATCCTTTGCAAGGGCACTGCTCGCCGATCCGCGCATCCTGATTCTTGATGAAGCAACTGCCAGCATTGATACCGAAACCGAAATGAGGATACAGGAAGCCCTTAAAACCCTTTTAAAGGGAAGGACAGCCATCATCATTGCCCACAGATTGTCAACCATACGCGATGCTGACAAAATCTTCGTACTGGACCATGGCAGCATCCTTGAAGAAGGAAGCCACGAAGAACTGATGAACAAAAAAGGCCAATACTTCCAGCTGGTAAAAGCACAATTTACAATGCTGGATGCTATATAGAAATGCGGAAAAGCCTCGATCAGCCCCGACAAGCATAAGACGAGCAGGACGGAAGGTTGTTCTTTAACCTTCTGGCCTGATTGGCTTATGACTCGAGGGGCTAGGCTTTGGAGCTGGACAGAAAGAAAAGCGGAGGCGGCTTGCCCAGAGCCGACAAGCATAAGATGCGGCAGAATAAAAGGCGTTCTTTGCCTTTAATTCTGGCGTGGCTTATGACTCGAGGGGCTAGGCTTTGGAGCTGGACAGATTAGAAATGCGGAAAAGCCTTGATCACTTAGGAACGCAGACTAAGAACGCCACGTCCTGTGGCAACGCCTGCATAATTCGCTTTATATTCATTTGAAAAAAAGTCACCATTTGGTGGCTTTTTGTGTTATTTGTAATAATCTTCATGAAAATGTAACTTTTCTGCAATCTATGCGTCTGCTAATAAAAGAGCCGATTTTAAGGGGGATATGTTATGAAGTGGAAAGTGGTGCTATTCATATGTTTGAGCTCGATGATTCTCTTCGGCTGCAGCAGCGGAGAAAGCAAAAGTGAACAAGCTTCCGATTCAGCTGGCAAATCTGAGAGTTCATATGAAAAAGCTGAGTCTGCCGCTGAGTCAGCTGAACAGGATGCTGAGTCAGAGATAAGCAGCGGCGGGAACGAAGCAAAGGGGGCGGATCAGAGTACAGCGGCTGATAGGATGGTTATTTACAACGCAGAATTGGATCTTAGGGTAAAGGACTTCATGAAAGCACAAACAGCACTCGAGTCAAAAGCGGCCCAGTACGGCGGGTTCATTGTGGAATCCAGCAGTTATCGGGATGATGAGAGGCAGCTTAGCGGTACACTGGTGATCAGAATCCCCCAGAAGAACTTTAATCAATTCTTGAATGATGCTGAAGGTACAGCCTCTAAAGTGGATAACAGACATGTAAGCGGCCAGGACGTGACAGAAGAATATGTGGATTTGGAGTCCCGCCTGCGGTCCAAGAGAGTTGTTGAAGAGCGGCTGATCTCTTTTATGGAAAAGGCTGAAAAAACTGAAGATCTGCTAAAGATTTCACAGGACCTTGCCGGAATTCAAGAGGAAATCGAACAGCTGGCCGGAAGAATCAACTATTTGAAGAACCAGACTGATTTTTCGACTGTAACGGTCAGCCTTTATGAGGATCAGACCCCTTCAATCGATAAAACCGATTTGAAAACGTGGGAGAGAACGAAAGAGCAGTTTACAGAAAGTCTTAGCTTCCTGCTTTCTGCATTTTCCGGGCTGTTTGTGTTCGTAGCCGGGAACCTTCCTGTGCTTATGCTCCTTGGAGTTATTGGGGTCATTTGCTATATAACTTACAGGAAATATAGACAGAAAAAGGATTCATGACCGAAAGACGCCGGAATGTGGTACATTCCGGCTTTTTCTTTTGAATTTGCACAAGCGGCTGGGATATTTTCAGGCTTTCTTTACATTTGAATAAGATTGCATCCATATGAATTAGGGTAAAAGACAGTCTGAAGCAGCTCAGGATAATGGACATACATACGGAATGAAAATGCTCTTATGGAGCCAAAGAAGCAAAAAATGAAAATATAGATGTCTGGAGGCTGGAAGATGGAATTGGATAGTGTCACATTGAGCAGGATGCTCACTTCTTTAACTCTTGCTTTTCATATTATTTTTGCCACCATCGGCGTTGGTGTGCCTGTGCTGATATCAGCAGCTGAATTCATTGGGATCAGGAAAAAGGATGATCATTATATCCTCCTGGCACGCAGATGGGCAAGGGGCTTCACCATCACAGTGGCGGTCGGGGTAGTAACCGGGACCTGCATCGGCTTACAGCTTTCTCTTTTATGGCCGAGCTTTATGCAGATTGCAGGCCATGTAATCAGCCTGCCGCTCTTCATGGAAACTTTTGCTTTCTTTTTTGAAGCCATCTTCCTGGGCATCTACCTTTATACATGGGACCGGTTCAAAAAGCCGCTTCATCATTGGCTGCTTTCAATACCCGTCATCATCGGCTCTTCTGCTTCTGCATTTTTCATTACTACGGTTAATGCATTTATGAATACTCCGCAGGGATTCAAGCTTGAAGGCAGGACCATCACGGAGATTGACCCGCTCGCTGCTATGTTCAATCCGGCAACCCCGTCAAAGGTGCTGCATGTCCTTACATCGTCATATATGACAGCTGCTTTCATACTGGCGAGCCTCGCTGCCTTTGCCATTCTGAGGGGCAGGGGGTCTGAATATCACCGGAAAGCACTGAAGCTTACAATGATTTGCGGTCTGCTTTTTTCTCTGGCAACTGCCATTGCAGGTGATATTTCAGCAAAATTCCTTGCAAAAGAGCAGCCGGAAAAATTGGCTGCAGCTGAATGGCATTTCGAAACAGAAAAAGGCGCTGATCTGATCGTCTTTGGGACGATTGATGAAAACAATGAAATAAGGAATGAAATCCGTATACCAAATGCACTGAGCTTCCTTGCAGGCAGCTCCTTTGATACAGAAGTGATTGGCCTGAATGAATTTCCGGAAGATGAGCGGCCTCCGCTATGGATCCACTATCTGTTTGATTCGATGGTTTCAATCGGCTTCTTTGCTCTCGGCATTTCTGCGCTGTTTGTCTTTCTGTCATATTGGAAAAAGGCTAACCCTTTTAAAAAGTGGCTGCTGTTCCTCATTGTCTGCTCAGGGCCTCTATCCATGCTCGCAATCGAATTCGGCTGGATCTATGCCGAGGTCGGCAGACAGCCCTGGATATTAAGAGGCTATATGAAGGTGGCGGAGGGGGCTACACAGGCAGATAATGTGGGCGTGACCTTCTTGATGTTTTTAGCTTTGTACATTGTATTGGGGATCATCACAGTCACTGTGCTGCTTAAAATGTTCAGAAATAAGCCGGCACAAGCCGAATTTAATGATCGTTTCCCGGACTCTCCGGGCATAGGCCAATAAACTGGGAAGGGGTGGGAGACATGAGCATTGAAATCCTTGGCATAACGGTTCTCTGGGTATTTCTCTATGGATATGTTATTGTGGCATCAATCGATTTTGGAGCCGGTTTTTTTGCTTATTATGGACGGATCACAGGGAAGGAGCATGTGATCAGCCACATTATCAGCAGATATCTATCTCCTGTATGGGAAGTGACCAATGTCTTTTTTGTTTTCTTCTT is a window from the Bacillus infantis NRRL B-14911 genome containing:
- a CDS encoding DUF4349 domain-containing protein, giving the protein MKWKVVLFICLSSMILFGCSSGESKSEQASDSAGKSESSYEKAESAAESAEQDAESEISSGGNEAKGADQSTAADRMVIYNAELDLRVKDFMKAQTALESKAAQYGGFIVESSSYRDDERQLSGTLVIRIPQKNFNQFLNDAEGTASKVDNRHVSGQDVTEEYVDLESRLRSKRVVEERLISFMEKAEKTEDLLKISQDLAGIQEEIEQLAGRINYLKNQTDFSTVTVSLYEDQTPSIDKTDLKTWERTKEQFTESLSFLLSAFSGLFVFVAGNLPVLMLLGVIGVICYITYRKYRQKKDS
- a CDS encoding cytochrome ubiquinol oxidase subunit I; the protein is MELDSVTLSRMLTSLTLAFHIIFATIGVGVPVLISAAEFIGIRKKDDHYILLARRWARGFTITVAVGVVTGTCIGLQLSLLWPSFMQIAGHVISLPLFMETFAFFFEAIFLGIYLYTWDRFKKPLHHWLLSIPVIIGSSASAFFITTVNAFMNTPQGFKLEGRTITEIDPLAAMFNPATPSKVLHVLTSSYMTAAFILASLAAFAILRGRGSEYHRKALKLTMICGLLFSLATAIAGDISAKFLAKEQPEKLAAAEWHFETEKGADLIVFGTIDENNEIRNEIRIPNALSFLAGSSFDTEVIGLNEFPEDERPPLWIHYLFDSMVSIGFFALGISALFVFLSYWKKANPFKKWLLFLIVCSGPLSMLAIEFGWIYAEVGRQPWILRGYMKVAEGATQADNVGVTFLMFLALYIVLGIITVTVLLKMFRNKPAQAEFNDRFPDSPGIGQ
- a CDS encoding mechanosensitive ion channel family protein, translated to MLTYERIDFLNLREAGEYFGNIDWGALAFSAGAAILKLAAIFIIFLIVRAAGGRLISKSFDTFEQRENISSARAQTLKSLTSNVFSYVLIFIVTVTVLQIFGIQATAILAGAGVVGLAIGFGAQGLVSDVVTGFFLLLEKQIDVGDYVTAASFSGIVEQVGLRTTQIRGFDGTLHFVPNREITSLSNHSRGNMRALVDIGISYDDDIDKAIMVLQEACDKVKAGNESIMDGPNVIGIQSLGSSDVVLRIIAKTQNMEQWGVERELRKALKEALDANGIEIPYPHQVYIEKNSSN
- a CDS encoding N-acetyldiaminopimelate deacetylase; protein product: MNRFIQIRRDLHQIPELGYKEFKTQQYLLDYLGTLDQANMEIRTWKTGIFVKLNGTMPGKLIGYRADIDGLPITEETGFGFSSRHEGNMHACGHDFHMSIALGLIAYFSENRVKDDLLFIFQPAEEGPGGAEPMLKSDIMKEWRPDMIAALHIAPEYPAGAVAVKEGLLFANTSELFIDLKGKGGHAAYPHQTNDMIVAACSLVSQLQTVIARNVDPLDSAVITIGKITGGTVQNIIAEKARLEGTIRTLSVESMARVKKRIEALVKGTEAGFECEATIDYGAMYHQVYNDEVLTREFMDFLRTGTEAEVIECKEAMTGEDFGYMLSEIPGFMFWLGADSEFGLHHSRLQPKEEAIEKAISYMTAYLEYKGNQ
- a CDS encoding ABC transporter ATP-binding protein, whose protein sequence is MEIFKKLKEYYWPYKKYFIWSMVFLLAVTGITVVYPMILQLTIDEVVLGGKYEWIPYLAFGFIGIMFVKGIATYIHQYTGDLFGITSVYKLRNSLYEKLQFLPFKYYDNAKTGDIMSRLTADVEGFRFFLSFGFSELIRFILLIGISFSVMFYYSVPLTLVTLATLPFLAVVTFKFDKAVHPAFRGIRKSFGKLNTKVQENISGINTVKSLSREDFEIGKFNRSNEDYKDNYLFTSDIWAKYFPLMEFLGNLSVVLLLSYGGYLVIDGSLQPGELVAFYSLVWYIMWPIMNLGFVINLFSQAKASGERLLEILEAENEIKETDHAAEPDRIHGEVDFKSVSLQYTKEDKEALHDVSFKAHPGKTIGLIGATGSGKTSVTQLMTRFYEASSGEVLIDGRNVRDYSLEALRSGIGFVLQESFLFSSSIKANISYGRPEASIEEIMDAAKRAQAHEFIMELPEGYDTMLGERGMGLSGGQKQRIAIARAICTDPGILILDDATSAVDMTTEFNIQQALKEVMKGRTTFIIAHRISSLKHADEILVFKDGRIAERGRHEDLLKNNGPYQRIYDIQYKDHQKVLQSQIS
- a CDS encoding ABC transporter ATP-binding protein, which gives rise to MKETAKETVLKRFHYSTDDVIEKPFNWKQMFRLFSYMKPYRKKLLPLSILMVLITTAVRLIIPIMIGVYTLDKALKDKDTGLLTTLVIIIAALYTSSYIANIFRIKWMNALGQNVIYDLRKHLFAHVQTLSHRFFDQRSAGSILVRIMNDINSLQELFTNGVINLLMDLILLCGIFVILFTLSPQLTLAIMVILPIMFFISTSLRRNIRRSWQTVRLKQSKLNSHLNESLQGIRVTQAFTQEKENMMFFDGVNNENFESWRQASQKNAMFRPLVELTNAFGTAALIWYGAHLIQNGSITIGVFVSFAFYLGMFWEPISRLGMVYNQLLMGMASSERIFEFLDEKPIVSESENAIVLDDMKGQIQFKDAEFSYDSKRTALNRINLEIKAGQTAALVGHTGSGKTTIANLISRFYDPTEGAVLIDGHNLRDVSLKSLRAKISVVLQDTFIFSGTIAENIRFGRPDASEEEVIRAAEAVGAADFIRNLPKGYETEVEERGNILSVGERQLLSFARALLADPRILILDEATASIDTETEMRIQEALKTLLKGRTAIIIAHRLSTIRDADKIFVLDHGSILEEGSHEELMNKKGQYFQLVKAQFTMLDAI
- the dapD gene encoding 2,3,4,5-tetrahydropyridine-2,6-dicarboxylate N-acetyltransferase, coding for MKMMDANEIISFIQNSTKSTPVKLYVKGDLEGLDFGPSAKTFLTGNTAVVFGEWAEISQALEANASQIEDYVVENDRRNSAIPLLDMKNIKARIEPGAIIRDQVEIGDNAVIMMGASINIGAVVGEGTMIDMNVVLGGRATVGKNCHIGAGSVLAGVIEPPSAKPVIVEDDVVIGANAVVLEGVTVGKGAVVAAGAIVIDDVPPYTVVAGTPARVIKEIDEKTKSKTEIKQELRQL